A section of the Roseivirga sp. BDSF3-8 genome encodes:
- a CDS encoding ATP-binding protein, producing the protein MIKHLPDVWLVEDSPADTVIIEEMLAGYCSTKAFVRISDVLHALQTTTPGCLLLDLSLPDSQGLEGLEAIQLHNPFLPIVILTGMHDMELALQAINQGAEDFLVKNMLSEELLYKTVTFAAERSRLKKELLKTNEELTQSKRRVEDLTYALTHDIRSPLSNLRICMKLISEHQIAHTEVEKLLGIMQKSLAQMNSTIEGFNEVLQVNERTNDLREWVEVRDLWHNLKKYYTEHLYDIDVTFNESFKQPRLFFTPFILRSILQNLLSNSIKYRDHQKPLHIGLELYKEKDKSMLIFSDNGIGMDMNKVGKKLFEPFSRFHTSLEIEGTGIGLYIIKAMIEVQGGSILVTSEEGKGTTFKITFEDLQENELSLKGQA; encoded by the coding sequence GTGATCAAACACCTACCTGATGTGTGGCTGGTAGAAGACAGCCCTGCCGATACGGTGATCATTGAAGAAATGCTTGCGGGTTATTGTAGCACAAAAGCATTTGTGAGAATATCCGATGTGCTCCACGCCCTGCAGACCACTACACCCGGTTGTCTTTTATTGGACCTCTCCCTGCCGGATAGTCAGGGGCTGGAAGGCCTTGAAGCCATTCAGTTACATAATCCCTTTTTGCCTATAGTCATACTTACCGGTATGCACGACATGGAGCTGGCCCTGCAGGCGATAAACCAGGGGGCTGAGGACTTCCTGGTGAAAAACATGCTCTCCGAAGAGTTATTGTATAAAACAGTGACCTTTGCCGCTGAGCGCAGCAGGCTTAAGAAGGAGCTGCTTAAAACTAACGAAGAGCTGACTCAGAGTAAGCGCAGGGTAGAGGACCTTACCTATGCCCTCACCCACGATATTCGCTCCCCCCTTAGTAACCTGCGCATCTGCATGAAGCTTATCAGCGAGCATCAAATAGCCCATACTGAAGTAGAAAAGCTGCTGGGCATAATGCAGAAGTCCCTCGCCCAGATGAATTCCACCATCGAAGGATTTAATGAAGTACTGCAGGTTAATGAACGGACCAATGACCTCCGGGAATGGGTAGAAGTAAGAGACCTCTGGCACAATCTCAAAAAGTACTATACAGAGCATCTCTACGATATTGACGTCACATTTAACGAATCCTTTAAGCAGCCAAGGCTATTTTTTACACCTTTCATTCTCAGAAGCATACTTCAAAATCTGCTCAGTAACAGCATCAAATACCGGGATCACCAAAAACCCCTTCATATAGGCCTCGAGCTATATAAAGAAAAGGATAAAAGTATGCTTATCTTCTCTGATAATGGCATTGGAATGGATATGAATAAAGTTGGCAAAAAGCTGTTCGAGCCCTTTAGCCGCTTCCATACCAGCCTGGAAATAGAGGGCACCGGTATAGGTCTCTATATTATAAAAGCCATGATAGAGGTTCAGGGCGGTAGTATTCTCGTTACCAGTGAGGAAGGAAAAGGCACCACCTTTAAAATCACATTCGAAGATCTGCAGGAAAACGAATTGTCTCTTAAAGGACAGGCCTGA